From the genome of Indicator indicator isolate 239-I01 chromosome 17, UM_Iind_1.1, whole genome shotgun sequence, one region includes:
- the ZBTB33 gene encoding transcriptional regulator Kaiso, with product MEGKKLISATDTQYSSVLLQSLNEQRDHGLFCDVTVIVEDQKFRAHRNILSASSTYFHQLFLVAGQVVELSFVRAEIFAEILNYIYSSKIISIRSDLLDELIKSGQQLGVKFIADLGIPLSDGKNVPSEVKDGASETSTSGPGQRDAETQVPVIRPESHEATDGMPVITQSFSLHGIEYETTKITVSDSDDEDDDVIFCSEIVPPKECTKDTIAATQNQPCPSSAGVSDQNSCGSGGSPCLTSTTASQKLSLSTSQLSPNQTHSGAESRVPATPHHLTPNIIVLNKPLLNSSLSASSSHQANVTPTINLLEENQQPSNNRSLAEAETTTVDDDVVEDDVDIISSSSPGSVSSSSLGQQPSIPKAATTEGSGVQKKQLVSLSEEPLSKAGEFKIKISDVLAGNNEELSVASKQVAEGQKIITLDTATEIGGLSTGCKVYANIGEDTYDVVIPVKGGSGEGEAKADETPKTSGGGDSPNKKRMKVKHDDHYELIVDGRVYYICIVCKRSYACLTSLRRHFNMHSWEKKYPCRYCDKVFALAEYRTKHEIHHTGERRYQCLTCGKSFINYQITASHIRSVHSQEPSGDTKLYRLHPCKSLQIRQYTYISNRSSGIPGMNNGGIVYRVGTGKDGTEGTTSNSPDISWDDIFVPHGNEAMFKQNPSEGSSEFEFVIPESY from the coding sequence atggaggggaaaaaactgATTTCTGCAACAGACACACAGTACTCTAGTGTGCTTCTTCAGTCTTTGAACGAACAACGTGACCATGGACTTTTTTGTGATGTTACTGTTATTGTGGAGGACCAGAAATTTCGAGCTCACAGGAACATCCTTTCGGCCTCAAGCACTTATTTTCACCAGCTTTTCTTGGTGGCTGGGCAAGTGGTTGAACTGAGCTTTGTAAGAGCAGAAATTTTTGCAGAAATTCTTAACTACATTTATAGTTCCAAAATAATTAGCATTCGATCCGATTTACTTGATGAACTGATTAAATCAGGGCAACAGCTAGGTGTTAAATTCATAGCTGATCTCGGTATACCTCTGTCTGATGGAAAAAATGTGCCAAGTGAGGTCAAAGATGGTGCCTCAGAAACTTCAACTTCTGGTCCAGGTCAAAGGGATGCTGAAACGCAAGTACCTGTAATAAGGCCAGAGAGTCATGAGGCAACAGATGGGATGCCAGTTATAACACAGTCGTTCTCCTTACATGGCATAGAATATGAGACTACAAAAATTACAGTGAGTGATTcagatgatgaggatgatgatgttATTTTTTGCTCTGAGATTGTTCCTCCAAAAGAATGTACTAAAGATACAATTGCTGCAACCCAGAACCAGCCTTGCCCAAGTTCAGCTGGAGTTTCTGACCAAAACTCATGTGGCAGTGGTGGCTCTCCCTGTTTGACAAGCACCACAGCATCTCAGAAACTCTCTTTGTCTACTAGTCAGCTaagcccaaaccaaacacattcTGGTGCCGAATCACGTGTTCCTGCAACACCACACCATTTGACTCCTAATATCATTGTGCTAAATAAACCTTTGCTTAACTCATcgctcagtgccagctcctcaCACCAAGCAAATGTCACACCTACAATTAATTTACTCGAGGAGAACCAGCAGCCATCTAATAATCGCTCTTTAGCTGAAGCGGAAACAACAACTGTTGATGATGACGTTGTTGAAGATGATGTCGATATCATTAGCTCCTCTAGTCCTGGATCGGTCAGCAGTAGCTCTTTGGGTCAGCAACCATCTATACCCAAGGCAGCAACGACTGAGGGATCAGGTGTACAGAAAAAACAGCTTGTTTCACTGTCAGAAGAACCACTTTCTAAAGCTggagaatttaaaataaaaatctcagaTGTCCTTGCTGGAAACAATGAGGAATTGAGTGTAGCATCAAAGCAGGTGGCAGAAGGGCAGAAAATCATAACGTTAGATACAGCCACTGAAATAGGAGGCTTATCCACAGGCTGTAAGGTTTATGCAAATATCGGTGAGGATACGTATGACGTTGTCATTCCTGTGAAGGGCGGTTCTGGGGAAGGTGAAGCCAAGGCTGATGAAACACCTAAAACATCTGGTGGTGGTGATTCTCCAAACAAGAAACGCATGAAAGTAAAGCATGATGACCATTATGAGCTGATAGTGGATGGAAGAGTCTACTACATCTGTATTGTGTGTAAAAGGTCATATGCGTGCCTGACGAGTTTACGGAGACACTTTAACATGCACTCCTGGGAGAAGAAGTATCCCTGCCGGTACTGCGACAAAGTTTTTGCTCTTGCAGAATACCGTACCAAGCATGAAATTCACCACACCGGTGAGCGAAGGTACCAGTGCTTGACCTGTGGCAAAAGCTTCATTAACTACCAAATTACGGCCTCCCACATAAGATCAGTTCATAGCCAAGAACCTTCTGGTGACACCAAGCTTTACCGACTGCACCCATGCAAGTCTCTGCAGATCAGACAGTACACATACATCAGCAATCGCTCCAGCGGCATACCAGGAATGAACAACGGCGGCATCGTTTATCGTGTTGGCACAGGGAAGGATGGCACTGAAGGAACAACATCTAACTCTCCAGATATTAGCTGGGATGACATTTTTGTTCCACATGGAAACGAGGCAATGTTTAAACAAAATCCATCAGAGGGGAGTTCTGAATTTGAGTTTGTAATACCAGAATCCTACTGA